In Ananas comosus cultivar F153 linkage group 14, ASM154086v1, whole genome shotgun sequence, the genomic stretch GGAATTAAGAAGAAAGGCCGGAAAGAGGAGATGCGGGGAGTGAACCGTTCCACAAGGAATGCATTTGTTGGATTTGCCATGTCGTTTATAGAAGTTGGGAATCTGAGGCTGCTGAGGTGGATTCTTCAGCAGAGGGAGTTGTATTCCGGCGTTCTCCGGGGAATTGGAACTGACGATGTTGATACTGTTGTTTATATTCTGTCTGTTATTCGGGATAGGGTTTTAATTGAGGATTCTCTAATCCCTCCTGGCCTAAGAAGTGTTCTTTTTGGAAGTGCCACTCTTGAGCAGCTGAGTTACATATCGGGAAATCCAACAGCTGGTGCTGGTGCTGACATAGCGCATGAAGTTTTGCTTTTGGTATGTACAGATCCGAGGAATGGTTTGATGCCGACCTTGAACTTGAAGGGCAATGAGAAGCGGTTGCTTGATCTCATGAAGAAACTGAAGGCCACAAAAGTCGATTATCATAAGAAGTTGCTTTTGGCTGTTGTTAATAAGAGACCATCTCTTTGTGCAGCATACATGGATGAGTTTCCCTACCATCTTGAACCAAGGATACCCTCTTCTTGGTTAGCTCTTTGTGCtcagcttttttctttttttttttcaatatctgGTAAAAACATACAGACCTTACCTGATGTACAATGTGTTTTGAAGTGTGTAtctgaagttaaaaaatttctGATCTACAATGTGTTTTGAAGTGTGTATctgagttaaaaattttattttactaactCCCTTCATTACACCATAAAATtgtgataaaatttaaatgtttccATCAAAAGGTTGTAGAATGCTCTGTCACGTTGCATAGGTTGAAAATTCTGTTACATTCTGAAGGTGAGGTGTTTAAATCAAATATACTGTAATGCTAAGCAGTGGATTcacaatttttgaaatttgttaTCCATCCCTATGGTTCAGTAAGGTCTGTgcgtttttatttttccttttttagctGTTTTTACTAAGTCTTTTGCAGGGCTTCTGCCATATCCCTTGCAGCAGATATGATATGCTCTGTAAATTGGGATGCCATGATCACCTCTCTCGCCTCTAATTCACATAATCTGCTCGCTGTAAACGATGATGAGTTACAGCAGATCTTGAAGTGCATCATTCCCGCTGCTTGTTCTCGGTTGGTGTTAAATAAGGGTTTGCTCCATTCTGACGATCTTGTGAAGCACGGTACTCTCAGGCTTGTTTTAGAATCAGTCAAATCATTGCATGGTCTAATCAGGGCAATTGAAAAGAGGACTGCTGGCATGAGTATGAACATAATATCTCATACATCTACTGAGGTGGCAGCTAGATTACATTTTCTTTGCGGATTAAGCTGCTCCTTAGAAGTGGATGGGTCTTTGGAAGATGTAATTTATCCTCAAGCGGATAAAATTGGTATGGAGAAATGGATTTCTTTGAAGCAATTTTTTCAGGATGAGGTCAGAGCAGTGCTTCCTGATCCCCAAGTCCTTCTAAAGTTGCTTTCATCAATGAGttgtaaagaaccaaaaaattCGGGCAAGAGCTTAAAGAGATGTTCAAACTTTCCTGGGTTTGTTGCCAAGAAACTGAAAAGTGAAACCACCAATGAGGATATTGATATCATGATTGGTGGAATAGATGCTGAATATACTGATGCTAACGGTACAGAATCTGATAAACAGGATTTGGACTTGGTAAATGATCGCATGGTGACTGTAAAAGACGTATGGGGATCAAAGGAACATAATTTAATTATCAATGAGCCATTGGATGCAGAAGATGTTTTCCAATCGAAGCTGCTAGAGATTCTGACGTTTTATTTGGTAAATACATATCTACTTTGTTGTTTTATGTTATAGTCCATCATCATATATAAACCTGTTTGTGTATaaaccttgtttttttttttttttttttttttttttaatgttgcaGAGGACGATGCCCGTCTCTTTTGATGGTGCATTTGACTTCTTCAGAGTTATACCAGTTAATCCTTTAAGCCTTCCTACGAATCGGCAGGAGTCTTTATTGTCTCTGTTAGTTGAGTATATTGGACAATCTACAGGAAGCTTGGAGTTGGGAAGAATTCCCGAGTCAATGTATAAGCACTTGCAACCACTAATTAATGTCTTGTTATATTCGGGCCTTAAAAACATTTGCAATAAAGCTTACATTTTGGTACGGGCTGCCATGATAAGCTCTGGTGCTTTTGATCAGAACTTTGCTGAGATTGATGCTTGGTTATTTTTCTTACCTTCTTACAAGACACAAAAGCTTGGTGTAGAAAGCCAAGGGGGAGATGCATTCTGTGACCTGTCTTCTGTTGTTGTCTCGTTTCTGTGTGATGGTGTTTCAACAGTGGGAAACAATTTGTACAAGCACCTAGATAATATGCACAGGCTTCTTGCTAATTTAGACTACTTTGAAGGTACGTGACGTCTTCATAAATCGTAACCTTTACAAAAGAGAGATTGCTCATTTTCTATCTCGTTTTCTAGTGTTTATCTAGTTATGTTTATAATAGTATGCTCATTTTTCTGTCTTTTTTTCTAATGTAATGTTTATCTAGTTATGCGGCAGTTTTGCATTTCTTAATTGTTTTTGTTATGCTGACATGAAAACCATGGGTGTGCTTTGATGTTTGATGTTGTTTATATACCATGTTTTTAATGTAATTAAGGTGCAAGTAGTAACCAGCAGTTAACATGGCCATTAAACTACAAAGTTTGTTCTGGTAATTTTTTCCTTTACATCGGCAATTTTTCTGTGCAAAATGTATTTTCTCTCTAAATCCCTTCCCTTAGAATATTTTCTAGTTAATTTCCTACATCAACCAACTTAGCAAAATTTGACTCAGTTCGAATAGCATCTGGTGCAAGATTGTCTTCTTGCTGAAAACAATTTGTATTGCTccagcagtttttttttttgctttgttgAACAACAAATGTGACTGCTCTCTACTGTTGGAAATCTCTTCTGCATTATATGCACTGCAGCCACCGCTTGTACCtattgtaacttttttttttcaaatttttgactCATCTAACATAATTTATTCATTGGAAGATTTGTTTTAGTCTTGCTGTTAGTATAACCTCTCCGTAGTTTTCTATCTTTTAACAGGGCAACATTCAGCAATTAATTTGTAACTCCATTTGTTATATGTTCTGTAGATGATTCCCCTGGTTTCAGTCCTCTCATTTTATGCATCCTACAGAAGTGCCTCAGGCTACTTGATTCAGATTCTAGAACATTTAAGTTATATGAAAGATCTGTAATCTCTTTATATGTGTCCAATACATTAAGCTTAATTATGCAGTCTCAGGTATGCAGATTTTTCATTCCTTTTAGCAAATTGTTCTATACAACTTCTTGTGAGTATAACATTATTTATTACCATCTGACAGGTAAACACAAGTATATTGCCTGCTCTGATAAATTTGGTGTtaactgaaaaattaaaagataaattatcaGAGAATGAGGATTTTGAGATTTCTCTTTGTGAATGGAGGCCTCTAAAGAATCTGCTATGTTTTGCACGGAGCATTTTGAACCCACAGAGCTGCAACCTCTTTTCTGAATCAGATAATACTACTGAAGGACATCAAAGCTCTCTCTTCTCTGTACTTAGCAAGGTACAGGAATTTCTAGATCAGGGGCATGCCAATGTGCTGGCTGAGACAGGTACTGCACTTGCATTTTCAGTACTATGTGCCACTCCTGAGGATGTGTTGGAAAATTTCCCTTTGCTTCTTACTGTCACCAAACGTTATTTCAATTCATATCTTCCTTTCCTCTCATCAATATTTTTCCTAGAACCAGAATATCTTGCCAAAGCTTCAATTCGATGGCCAGATATGTTCTCCTCTGCTTTTAGGATGATCAAGGgtgaatttttgaattattgCTGTGCCAATAATGCCCTTAACTCGAACAATTCTTTCCTCAAAGAATCAGCTGCTGCTGCGCTTAGTCAATTTTTATGTAATGCTTCATTTTATGCACTATTTTCTTCGCTCTTTAGCTTTGGCTGCTGCACGACACATGCAAGTAGAAAGGAAGAAATCTCCCATTCAGTTGAAATACTAGATTTGCTCAAAGTAAAGATTTCTGAAGGCTCAGGTAATGATTTATTATCATTCCTGAGATATACCCTGTTTTGGACCTACCAGATACTGTCAACCTATATTGCGAAGCCATCTAATCCTCTCAAAGAACTTCTTCAAATGTGCTTTAGCATCGTTGATTATATATTGGACAGCATTCTGCTACTGACTGCCGATAGTACAGAATCAAAATCTTTGGGAACATCTTCTCCTACAAAGCATATTCATGATGCTGTTGACTTCATTTTCCATCACCCAATAATTGACTTGCTGCTGTCCTGCCCTTTGTCCTATAATGAGAATTCTGCAGAGGAAAGACTTGGTGGTCAGGATGATGCAATGAAAATTTTCTCAAAAGAATATCTTCGTCCTGTGGACTGgattatgttgaaatttttgagtAAGCTAtttgattttttgttaaatGTGGGAAATCGGGAAATTTATGCTTCTGAGAATTATGTACAGTTACTTGGATCAATCATTAAGGCTCCAATGCTCATGATTCAAAAGATATTGTTGATATTCAAGCAGAAGTTTGAACTCTGCTACGAGAAGAGAAATTTCCTACCTCTACTCCCTGAATTTTCGATATTATCTGCTTTGATACAGTTTGTATCTCCTTTTGAGCTTCTGGAACTAGCACATTGGATGTTCTCTAAATTGGAGGCTGGTGTTTCTGGTAGCCCATCTGAATTCACTTCTGCTGCATTTGTATGTCTATACATTGCTGATGCTGCGATGGAAATGCTACATGGTTACCTAAAACAACCTGAACTGACATCAAAACCTTATCACTTTTGGGAtgtaaaaattgacaattttgatgCCACCATTTTTCAAAGAGTTCATTGTAAGATTCTTCATTTTGCGAAATGCTTGAAGCTAGAATTTGCAGATAAATTTTTGCTGAAGACTGTTGATCGCTTCTATAGTCAGAGATATGTGGGATCCAGCTCTGCTGTTCTTTCTTTCTGTATGTCATTATCTACAATGACCATTAACAGTCCCATGAATCTGCTTCTGCATTGCTTTTTTCCAACAAGTAAGATCAAGGCAAGAATACTCCAATTGCTTATTGAAATAAGCCCCATTCATATGGACCTTTTTGGGCGGTTATTCTTGGGTATCTTAAGCAATGACTCATCTATTTTGAGTCTTTTAAAAGGCTATGTCTTCTCTGCGGATGATTTTCTGCTTCTGTTACCTGCTGCTTTATCGTACTTTTCATCTAATTCTCATATAGATAAGCAGGATCTAGAATGCTCTGCATTTATACCCAATTTTTATTCGAGAACACTTTTAAATGGGTTTTCTAGCTGGAAGAACTGTGTCTCTCGGAGCATATTTGAGGAAGAATACGGTGAATCTGTGCCTGCTTCATTTGAAGATTTTCAGAAATTTTGTAACAGCACCCTTCTAGGACAGGCAATTATTATGTTGCACcacttttttatcttaaatggGAAGTCCCTGAGTAAAAGGCACCGTCTTGAAATATTTGATTCTATATGTCCACCTTCAGATGAATTATTAGACTTTGGTCGCAAGCAAGTCAGTTCTAGTCCATTTAATAAGACTTTAAAACTTATCAATGAAGTTTTTGCCAAGATATCACTTTTGAGGTTATTGTTATCTCCTCCTGAAATGGAGGGAGGAAGCATTGAGATGACCAAGGAGATTAAAACCAAACGATTTAATCATGCAAAAGAAAGGTTTATTAACATCTTGGTGAAATCATTGGATCAGATTGTTACAAATTTCCCTAGAAAGGCAAATAACACGGATTCTTGCACAGCTAACACCTGTAAAGTTGTTGGTTtcttagaatattttattttgagaaatatCATTCAGTTGTCTGTAGAGATTCAAAGTTACCTGACCCAGTTGAAGTCAATTCCATTTCTATATCCTTTTATCAGATCTTCTCTCCTTCATAGATTTGAGGATCCTGTTACAATAAGAGCAATTCGATGCATTCTTGTTGCACTTTCTGCTGGGAGATTTTCTGCTGCCGAAATTCTTGAACTCTTGCTAGGGCACTCTCAGTTTGTACCTATACTTATCAGCAACGGTTCTGTTTCTTTTTCATCTACTTTGGCTTCCACCGGGACATTGCTGCAGCCAGTACCTAGTATTTTGAAAACAATCGATGCCTCAGTTACCGAAGTCTCTAGCAAAGAGAGTTATAATAATTATTGCGTCTCAGACAGGAGAAAGATTGAACATATTAGATTACTTAGGGTACTCTATCATCTCAAGAACAGACAGCAGAGTGGTGGTAACTCAAATCTCAATGTGATGGATTCAAAAGAACTGATTTCTTTGCTTTTATCTGTCTATGGTGCGACACTTGGTGAAATAGATTTGGAGATACTTCATCTCATGAATGAAATAGAGTCATATGAGGGTTCAGAGTATGAAAAAATTGCTGAAATGGATTATTTGTGGGGAAGTGCTGCCTTTAAAGTCAGAAAAGAGTTAATATTTGACTCTTCAGTTTCCAACAGCCAGAATGCTGCAAATGAAACAACTGAGGAAAGACGCAAAGTGTTTTTCAGAGAGAATATGCCAGTTGATTCAAAAGTCTGCGCGATGACAGCTCTCCAGTTTTGCTATGATAGATGCTCAATGATTGCTCCGTTATCACTGGATAAGCTTCTTGACGATAAGTTTACTGAAATTTCAAAGGTACAAATTGACATATAGACTCTTCTGTTCTTATCTGGCTAGcataaaatgtatggatagtcctATACAATCCCAAAAGTCTGGCTTAGTTTCTTAACTTTTCTCTTGAATGCTTTAGTCCATGAACTTCTACATATATTGCAATTCCATCTTTGTTTCGAGTACACTGCTACAAGGAAGTCATTTTACAAATGAGTTAAAAGTGCTCATTTAATAGGATAAACAAAGATTTTTTTATGGTTAGGGATTAACTTGCAATATTTGACAGATTATGGGTAAAGTGTTTAAGTGAAAAGTTCAGGGGACTAAGTTGCAATATCAGGATAGGTACAGGGCCTGTTCCATACGTTTTAACTTTTATGGTTTTTACTGCTC encodes the following:
- the LOC109720839 gene encoding uncharacterized protein LOC109720839 isoform X4; translation: MSFPTILNQGYPLLADMICSVNWDAMITSLASNSHNLLAVNDDELQQILKCIIPAACSRLVLNKGLLHSDDLVKHGTLRLVLESVKSLHGLIRAIEKRTAGMSMNIISHTSTEVAARLHFLCGLSCSLEVDGSLEDVIYPQADKIGMEKWISLKQFFQDEVRAVLPDPQVLLKLLSSMSCKEPKNSGKSLKRCSNFPGFVAKKLKSETTNEDIDIMIGGIDAEYTDANGTESDKQDLDLVNDRMVTVKDVWGSKEHNLIINEPLDAEDVFQSKLLEILTFYLRTMPVSFDGAFDFFRVIPVNPLSLPTNRQESLLSLLVEYIGQSTGSLELGRIPESMYKHLQPLINVLLYSGLKNICNKAYILVRAAMISSGAFDQNFAEIDAWLFFLPSYKTQKLGVESQGGDAFCDLSSVVVSFLCDGVSTVGNNLYKHLDNMHRLLANLDYFEDDSPGFSPLILCILQKCLRLLDSDSRTFKLYERSVISLYVSNTLSLIMQSQVNTSILPALINLVLTEKLKDKLSENEDFEISLCEWRPLKNLLCFARSILNPQSCNLFSESDNTTEGHQSSLFSVLSKVQEFLDQGHANVLAETGTALAFSVLCATPEDVLENFPLLLTVTKRYFNSYLPFLSSIFFLEPEYLAKASIRWPDMFSSAFRMIKGEFLNYCCANNALNSNNSFLKESAAAALSQFLCNASFYALFSSLFSFGCCTTHASRKEEISHSVEILDLLKVKISEGSGNDLLSFLRYTLFWTYQILSTYIAKPSNPLKELLQMCFSIVDYILDSILLLTADSTESKSLGTSSPTKHIHDAVDFIFHHPIIDLLLSCPLSYNENSAEERLGGQDDAMKIFSKEYLRPVDWIMLKFLSKLFDFLLNVGNREIYASENYVQLLGSIIKAPMLMIQKILLIFKQKFELCYEKRNFLPLLPEFSILSALIQFVSPFELLELAHWMFSKLEAGVSGSPSEFTSAAFVCLYIADAAMEMLHGYLKQPELTSKPYHFWDVKIDNFDATIFQRVHCKILHFAKCLKLEFADKFLLKTVDRFYSQRYVGSSSAVLSFCMSLSTMTINSPMNLLLHCFFPTSKIKARILQLLIEISPIHMDLFGRLFLGILSNDSSILSLLKGYVFSADDFLLLLPAALSYFSSNSHIDKQDLECSAFIPNFYSRTLLNGFSSWKNCVSRSIFEEEYGESVPASFEDFQKFCNSTLLGQAIIMLHHFFILNGKSLSKRHRLEIFDSICPPSDELLDFGRKQVSSSPFNKTLKLINEVFAKISLLRLLLSPPEMEGGSIEMTKEIKTKRFNHAKERFINILVKSLDQIVTNFPRKANNTDSCTANTCKVVGFLEYFILRNIIQLSVEIQSYLTQLKSIPFLYPFIRSSLLHRFEDPVTIRAIRCILVALSAGRFSAAEILELLLGHSQFVPILISNGSVSFSSTLASTGTLLQPVPSILKTIDASVTEVSSKESYNNYCVSDRRKIEHIRLLRVLYHLKNRQQSGGNSNLNVMDSKELISLLLSVYGATLGEIDLEILHLMNEIESYEGSEYEKIAEMDYLWGSAAFKVRKELIFDSSVSNSQNAANETTEERRKVFFRENMPVDSKVCAMTALQFCYDRCSMIAPLSLDKLLDDKFTEISKMQSQNIGTIQQYDPVFILRFSIHSLLMDYIEPVEFARIGLLAVTLISISSPNEEQRKLGYVSLGRFKQALESSRKSKETLQLQLLLTYLQNGISESWQKIPSIIAIFTAEASFTLLDTTQKQFFTISKFLMHCPGVNLKSVPLFKTLFGNNSIHFKADHLWILQLLYAGLNLYDDAKIYVKNNILEFLLSFYASSLSDPESRILILQIIKKSIKLPSLTHHLLKECGLLPWLSSVISSYGENIDEDKHSSLRILELVLKIINEAISSRPIMEWLQEFGLEQLSDITSNVYLLFVRALKLLKENVLLLNSMLCVIVSTLRLSQKRKIYQPHFTLSLNSLVQLCQAVNAELSSRNFNVVIELGVDAILMSTPVPVISHMDKEKLVKAITWAISVSLQLSSSQRSLTNELDRNVLISSKEQQECRISKILRWLTASLILGSMSTVSLQTSTNYVLCRPNPENLQSLLECLIGERDEIAEECSANETLAVIIMYLQQLPRGHNDALNRSVVLALCILLLNTSNPTVKKYLSERCGQVVSLCMKIGCPAETNPAWRWSYYQPWRDLTTYETEMEKMEEDQACRSLLIIFSNALSGAEQFGFPVLSCDDLEHYNLFEWETEMLLRRVRKS
- the LOC109720839 gene encoding uncharacterized protein LOC109720839 isoform X5 is translated as MSFPTILNQGYPLLDMICSVNWDAMITSLASNSHNLLAVNDDELQQILKCIIPAACSRLVLNKGLLHSDDLVKHGTLRLVLESVKSLHGLIRAIEKRTAGMSMNIISHTSTEVAARLHFLCGLSCSLEVDGSLEDVIYPQADKIGMEKWISLKQFFQDEVRAVLPDPQVLLKLLSSMSCKEPKNSGKSLKRCSNFPGFVAKKLKSETTNEDIDIMIGGIDAEYTDANGTESDKQDLDLVNDRMVTVKDVWGSKEHNLIINEPLDAEDVFQSKLLEILTFYLRTMPVSFDGAFDFFRVIPVNPLSLPTNRQESLLSLLVEYIGQSTGSLELGRIPESMYKHLQPLINVLLYSGLKNICNKAYILVRAAMISSGAFDQNFAEIDAWLFFLPSYKTQKLGVESQGGDAFCDLSSVVVSFLCDGVSTVGNNLYKHLDNMHRLLANLDYFEDDSPGFSPLILCILQKCLRLLDSDSRTFKLYERSVISLYVSNTLSLIMQSQVNTSILPALINLVLTEKLKDKLSENEDFEISLCEWRPLKNLLCFARSILNPQSCNLFSESDNTTEGHQSSLFSVLSKVQEFLDQGHANVLAETGTALAFSVLCATPEDVLENFPLLLTVTKRYFNSYLPFLSSIFFLEPEYLAKASIRWPDMFSSAFRMIKGEFLNYCCANNALNSNNSFLKESAAAALSQFLCNASFYALFSSLFSFGCCTTHASRKEEISHSVEILDLLKVKISEGSGNDLLSFLRYTLFWTYQILSTYIAKPSNPLKELLQMCFSIVDYILDSILLLTADSTESKSLGTSSPTKHIHDAVDFIFHHPIIDLLLSCPLSYNENSAEERLGGQDDAMKIFSKEYLRPVDWIMLKFLSKLFDFLLNVGNREIYASENYVQLLGSIIKAPMLMIQKILLIFKQKFELCYEKRNFLPLLPEFSILSALIQFVSPFELLELAHWMFSKLEAGVSGSPSEFTSAAFVCLYIADAAMEMLHGYLKQPELTSKPYHFWDVKIDNFDATIFQRVHCKILHFAKCLKLEFADKFLLKTVDRFYSQRYVGSSSAVLSFCMSLSTMTINSPMNLLLHCFFPTSKIKARILQLLIEISPIHMDLFGRLFLGILSNDSSILSLLKGYVFSADDFLLLLPAALSYFSSNSHIDKQDLECSAFIPNFYSRTLLNGFSSWKNCVSRSIFEEEYGESVPASFEDFQKFCNSTLLGQAIIMLHHFFILNGKSLSKRHRLEIFDSICPPSDELLDFGRKQVSSSPFNKTLKLINEVFAKISLLRLLLSPPEMEGGSIEMTKEIKTKRFNHAKERFINILVKSLDQIVTNFPRKANNTDSCTANTCKVVGFLEYFILRNIIQLSVEIQSYLTQLKSIPFLYPFIRSSLLHRFEDPVTIRAIRCILVALSAGRFSAAEILELLLGHSQFVPILISNGSVSFSSTLASTGTLLQPVPSILKTIDASVTEVSSKESYNNYCVSDRRKIEHIRLLRVLYHLKNRQQSGGNSNLNVMDSKELISLLLSVYGATLGEIDLEILHLMNEIESYEGSEYEKIAEMDYLWGSAAFKVRKELIFDSSVSNSQNAANETTEERRKVFFRENMPVDSKVCAMTALQFCYDRCSMIAPLSLDKLLDDKFTEISKMQSQNIGTIQQYDPVFILRFSIHSLLMDYIEPVEFARIGLLAVTLISISSPNEEQRKLGYVSLGRFKQALESSRKSKETLQLQLLLTYLQNGISESWQKIPSIIAIFTAEASFTLLDTTQKQFFTISKFLMHCPGVNLKSVPLFKTLFGNNSIHFKADHLWILQLLYAGLNLYDDAKIYVKNNILEFLLSFYASSLSDPESRILILQIIKKSIKLPSLTHHLLKECGLLPWLSSVISSYGENIDEDKHSSLRILELVLKIINEAISSRPIMEWLQEFGLEQLSDITSNVYLLFVRALKLLKENVLLLNSMLCVIVSTLRLSQKRKIYQPHFTLSLNSLVQLCQAVNAELSSRNFNVVIELGVDAILMSTPVPVISHMDKEKLVKAITWAISVSLQLSSSQRSLTNELDRNVLISSKEQQECRISKILRWLTASLILGSMSTVSLQTSTNYVLCRPNPENLQSLLECLIGERDEIAEECSANETLAVIIMYLQQLPRGHNDALNRSVVLALCILLLNTSNPTVKKYLSERCGQVVSLCMKIGCPAETNPAWRWSYYQPWRDLTTYETEMEKMEEDQACRSLLIIFSNALSGAEQFGFPVLSCDDLEHYNLFEWETEMLLRRVRKS